Proteins from one Triticum aestivum cultivar Chinese Spring chromosome 7A, IWGSC CS RefSeq v2.1, whole genome shotgun sequence genomic window:
- the LOC123147226 gene encoding probable mixed-linked glucan synthase 6, whose translation MAPAVAGGGRVRSNEPAAAAAPAAASGKPCVCGFQVCACTGSAAVASAASSLDMDIVAMGQIGAVNDESWVGVELGEDGETDESGVAVDDRPVFRTEKIKGVLLHPYRVLIFVRLIAFTLFVIWRISHKNPDAMWLWVTSICGEFWFGFSWLLDQLPKLNPINRVPDLAVLRQRFDRPDGTSTLPGLDIFVTTADPIKEPILSTANSVLSILAADYPVDRNTCYVSDDSGMLLTYEALAESSKFATLWVPFCRKHGIEPRGPESYFELKSHPYMGRAQDEFVNDRRRVRKEYDEFKARINSLEHDIKQRNDGYNAANAHREGEPRPTWMADGTQWQGTWVDASENHRRGDHAGIVLVLLNHPSHRRQTGPPASADNPLDFSGVDVRLPMLVYVSREKRPGHDHQKKAGAMNALTRASALLSNSPFILNLDCDHYINNSQALRAGICFMVGRDSDTVAFVQFPQRFEGVDPTDLYANHNRIFFDGTLRALDGMQGPIYVGTGCLFRRITVYGFDPPRINVGGPCFPRLAGLFAKTKYEKPGLEMTMAKAKAAPVPAKGKHGFLPLPKKTYGKSDAFVDSIPRASHPSPYAAAAEGIVADEATIVEAVNVTAAAFEKKTGWGKEIGWVYDTVTEDVVTGYRMHIKGWRSRYCSIYPHAFIGTAPINLTERLFQVLRWSTGSLEIFFSKNNPLFGSTYLHPLQRVAYINITTYPFTAIFLIFYTTVPALSFVTGHFIVQRPTTMFYVYLGIVLSTLLVIAVLEVKWAGVTVFEWFRNGQFWMTASCSAYLAAVCQVLTKVIFRRDISFKLTSKLPSGDEKKDPYADLYVVRWTPLMITPIIIIFVNIIGSAVAFAKVLDGEWTHWLKVAGGVFFNFWVLFHLYPFAKGILGKHGKTPVVVLVWWAFTFVITAVLYINIPHMHSSGGKHTTVHGHHGKKFVDAGYYNWP comes from the exons ATGGCGCCAGCGGTGGCCGGAGGAGGCCGCGTGCGGAGCAATGAGCCGGCTGCTGCCGCGGCGCCGGCGGCCGCCAGCGGGAAGCCCTGCGTCTGCGGCTTCCAGGTGTGCGCCTGCACGGGATCGGCCGCGGTGGCgtccgccgcctcctcgctggaCATGGACATCGTGGCCATGGGCCAGATCGGCGCCGTCAACGACGAGAGCTGGGTGGGCGTGGAGCTCGGCGAAGACGGCGAGACCGACGAAAGCGGTGTCGCCGTTGACGACCGCCCCGTCTTCCGCACCGAGAAAATCAAGGGTGTCCTTCTCCACCCCTACCG GGTGCTGATCTTCGTTCGGCTGATCGCCTTCACCCTGTTCGTGATCTGGCGTATCTCCCACAAGAACCCTGACGCCATGTGGCTGTGGGTGACATCCATCTGCGGCGAGTTCTGGTTCGGCTTCTCCTGGCTGCTGGATCAGCTGCCCAAGCTGAACCCCATCAACCGCGTGCCGGACCTGGCCGTGCTGCGGCAGCGCTTCGACCGCCCCGACGGCACCTCCACCCTCCCGGGGCTCGACATCTTCGTCACCACGGCCGACCCCATCAAGGAGCCCATCCTCTCCACCGCCAACTCCGTGCTCTCCATCCTCGCCGCCGACTACCCCGTCGACCGCAACACATGCTACGTCTCTGACGACAGTGGCATGCTGCTCACCTACGAGGCCCTGGCCGAGTCCTCCAAGTTCGCCACCCTCTGGGTGCCCTTCTGCCGCAAGCACGGGATCGAGCCCAGGGGCCCGGAGAGCTACTTCGAGCTCAAGTCCCACCCCTACATGGGGAGAGCCCAGGACGAATTCGTCAACGACCGCCGCCGCGTCCGCAAGGAGTACGACGAGTTCAAGGCCAGAATCAACAGCCTGGAGCACGACATCAAGCAGCGCAACGACGGGTACAACGCCGCCAACGCCCACCGGGAAGGCGAGCCCCGACCCACCTGGATGGCCGACGGCACCCAGTGGCAGGGCACCTGGGTGGACGCCTCCGAGAACCACCGCAGGGGCGACCACGCCGGCATCGTCCTG GTGCTGCTGAACCACCCGAGCCACCGCCGGCAGACGGGCCCGCCGGCGAGCGCTGACAACCCACTGGACTTCAGCGGCGTGGATGTGCGTCTCCCCATGCTGGTGTACGTGTCCCGTGAGAAGCGCCCCGGACACGACCACCAGAAGAAGGCCGGCGCCATGAACGCGCTCACCCGCGCCTCCGCGCTGCTCTCCAACTCCCCCTTCATCCTCAACCTCGACTGCGACCATTACATCAACAACTCCCAGGCCCTCCGCGCCGGCATCTGCTTCATGGTGGGACGCGACAGCGACACCGTCGCCTTCGTCCAGTTCCCGCAGCGCTTCGAGGGCGTCGACCCCACCGACCTCTACGCCAACCACAACCGCATCTTCTTCGACGGCACCCTCCGTGCCCTCGACGGCATGCAGGGCCCCATCTACGTCGGCACCGGCTGTCTCTTCCGCCGCATCACCGTCTACGGCTTCGACCCGCCCAGGATCAACGTCGGCGGGCCCTGCTTCCCCAGGCTCGCCGGGCTCTTCGCCAAGACCAAGTACGAGAAGCCCGGCCTCGAGATGACCATGGCCAAGGCCAAGGCCGCGCCGGTGCCCGCCAAGGGCAAGCACGGCTTCCTGCCTCTGCCCAAGAAGACGTACGGCAAGTCGGACGCCTTCGTGGACAGCATCCCGCGCGCGTCGCACCCGTCGCCTTACGCCGCGGCGGCTGAGGGCATCGTGGCCGACGAGGCGACCATCGTGGAGGCGGTGAACGTGACGGCCGCGGCGTTCGAGAAGAAGACCGGCTGGGGCAAAGAGATCGGCTGGGTGTACGACACCGTGACGGAGGACGTGGTGACCGGGTACCGGATGCATATCAAGGGGTGGCGGTCACGCTACTGCTCCATCTACCCACACGCCTTCATCGGCACCGCACCCATCAACCTCACGGAGAGGCTCTTCCAGGTGCTCCGCTGGTCCACGGGCTCCCTCGAGatcttcttctccaagaacaaCCCGCTCTTCGGCAGCACCTACCTCCACCCGCTGCAGCGCGTCGCCTACATCAACATCACCACCTACCCCTTCACCGCCATCTTCCTCATCTTCTACACCACCGTGCCGGCGCTCTCCTTCGTCACCGGCCACTTCATCGTGCAACGCCCCACCACCATGTTCTACGTCTACCTGGGCATCGTGCTCTCCACGCTGCTCGTCATCGCCGTGCTGGAGGTCAAGTGGGCCGGGGTCACCGTCTTCGAGTGGTTCAGGAACGGCCAGTTCTGGATGACGGCAAGTTGCTCCGCCTACCTCGCCGCCGTGTGCCAGGTGCTGACCAAGGTGATATTCCGGCGTGACATCTCCTTCAAGCTCACATCCAAGCTACCGTCCGGAGACGAGAAGAAGGACCCCTACGCCGACCTGTACGTGGTGCGCTGGACGCCGCTCATGATCACACCCATCATCATCATTTTCGTCAACATCATTGGGTCGGCGGTGGCCTTCgccaaggtgctcgacggcgagtgGACGCACTGGCTCAAGGTCGCCGGCGGGGTCTTCTTCAACTTCTGGGTGCTGTTCCACCTCTACCCGTTCGCCAAGGGGATCCTGGGGAAGCACGGCAAGACGCCAGTCGTGGTGCTCGTCTGGTGGGCATTCACCTTCGTCATCACCGCCGTGCTCTACATCAACATCCCCCACATGCATAGCTCGGGAGGCAAGCACACAACGGTGCATGGTCACCATGGCAAGAAGTTCGTCGACGCAGGGTACTACAACTGGCCATGA